The proteins below are encoded in one region of Desulfonatronum sp. SC1:
- a CDS encoding flavodoxin, with the protein AIFYGSSTGNTKTVAHSIADKLTGCDVHIADISNAAAEHLTEFSCLIFGTSTWGYGDIQDDWESFLPKLKKADLNGKRVALFGLGDGESYPDTFVDGIADIYDAVLKCGAQVVGQVPTDGYNFSESRAVKDGVFVGLPL; encoded by the coding sequence GCAATATTTTATGGCTCATCCACCGGGAATACCAAAACGGTTGCCCACTCAATTGCAGATAAATTAACTGGTTGTGATGTGCATATTGCCGATATCTCCAATGCTGCTGCCGAACATCTGACAGAATTCTCCTGTTTGATATTTGGTACTTCAACCTGGGGATATGGCGATATTCAGGACGATTGGGAGTCTTTTCTGCCGAAACTTAAAAAGGCTGACCTGAATGGGAAAAGAGTTGCCTTGTTTGGATTGGGAGATGGCGAATCATACCCCGATACTTTTGTGGATGGTATTGCTGATATTTATGATGCCGTGCTTAAATGCGGTGCTCAAGTTGTGGGGCAGGTGCCTACCGATGGTTATAATTTTTCCGAGTCGCGGGCGGTAAAAGATGGCGTGTTTGTGGGGCTTCCGCTC